From the Raphanus sativus cultivar WK10039 unplaced genomic scaffold, ASM80110v3 Scaffold1008, whole genome shotgun sequence genome, one window contains:
- the LOC108849893 gene encoding protein NLP3-like has translation MLMQMEESINSGMVDFPENFMDQQLLWEEEVSVWSSLGLKERVTCAMGQLQEVMGGEKELLVQPWVPVERGRRRVVSTEKQPFSLNLFSQSQSLALYRDISADYSFAAEVGSDELVGLPGPVFLNRIPEWTPDVRLFRNEEYQVRASFALPLCHALQAFDLRSSETSIVPTSLKPHTDDLHREVASILKGICISYGLPLAITWGHQQGSCLSAIVSACYASDQKSRSFLSACSESEHHLLAKEGIAGTAFATKKQYFAKDVAILSYSYPLSHYAKMFDLHAALAIPLLTRCSRRTVQFVLEFFFPRDSLINQRLILDSLASQLILRFQSSPNLMVDDQLAEEFTDTHTALTIEESPCMSHKGKGKHVSVSWSGEVREPSLSSSLGSRKRKTRAEKDITLDILKQHFAGSLKDAAKNIGVCPTTLKRICRQHGIARWPSRKIKKVGHSLRKLKVVMDSVQGVQGSHHLASFYSSFPQLQSSSSLPLPLLDPTKSVHNPSSSSSSGSSTCCSSEEKQLVGGCFHKPSQLQLSSLRKDEQRAEVRVTSSLPPLPSAKEDGIKVNAMFGESKMRMSLKHHWGIGDLRREIAKRFGMDVTSNFRLKYMDDDDEWVLLTCDADLEECIQIYKSSLYKETAVRISVSSLL, from the exons ATGCTCATGCAAATGGAAGAAAGTATCAACTCAGGCATGGTGGATTTCCCTGAAAACTTTATGGACCAACAACTCTTGTGGGAGGAGGAGGTATCAGTATGGTCATCATTAGGGTTGAAGGAGAGAGTTACTTGCGCCATGGGGCAGCTGCAAGAGGTGATGGGAGGAGAGAAGGAGTTGCTGGTTCAGCCGTGGGTTCCTGTGGAGAGAGGGAGGAGAAGAGTGGTAAGCACGGAAAAACAGCCTTTTTCGCTAAACCTCTTCTCCCAGAGCCAGAGCTTGGCCCTCTACCGAGACATCTCAGCAGACTACAGCTTTGCAGCAGAGGTTGGGTCTGACGAGCTGGTGGGACTCCCAGGGCCTGTGTTCCTGAATAGGATTCCTGAGTGGACCCCAGATGTTCGCTTATTCAGGAATGAGGAGTACCAGGTTCGAGCTTCTTTCGCTCTTCCACTCTGCCATGCTCTTCAG GCCTTTGATCTCCGGAGTTCAGAAACCTCCATCGTCCCAACCTCTCTCAAG CCCCACACCGACGACCTTCACCGAGAGGTGGCGTCGATTCTCAAAGGCATCTGCATCTCATACGGACTACCCCTAGCTATTACGTGGGGACACCAACAAGGCTCGTGCCTTTCAGCTATAGTCTCTGCTTGTTACGCCTCTGACCAGAAGAGCCGCAGCTTCCTGTCCGCCTGCTCAGAGTCAGAGCACCATCTTCTTGCCAAGGAAGGAATCGCTGGAACTGCCTTTGCCACCAAGAAACAGTATTTCGCAAAAGATGTGGCCATCCTCAGCTACAGCTACCCTCTCTCCCACTACGCCAAGATGTTCGACCTCCACGCTGCTCTTGCCATCCCTCTCCTGACCAGATGCAGCCGCCGCACCGTCCAATTTGTTCTCGAGTTCTTCTTCCCCAGAGACAGTCTTATTAATCAGAGGCTGATCCTTGATTCCCTAGCCTCCCAACTCATACTACGCTTCCAGAGCTCACCTAATCTGATGGTAGACGACCAGCTCGCAGAAGAATTCACGGACACACACACGGCCCTGACAATAGAGGAGTCACCGTGCATGTCCCACAAGGGTAAGGGAAAACATGTGTCTGTCTCTTGGAGTGGGGAAGTGAGGGAaccttctttgtcttcttctttggGAAGCAGAAAGCGGAAAACAAGGGCTGAAAAGGATATCACTTTGGATATTCTCAAACAACACTTTGCTGGCAGCCTCAAGGACGCCGCTAAAAACATTGGTG TATGTCCGACGACCTTGAAGAGGATCTGCAGACAACACGGAATCGCAAGGTGGCCATCGAGGAAGATAAAGAAAGTGGGACATTCTCTACGGAAACTGAAGGTGGTGATGGACTCTGTTCAAGGAGTTCAAGGCTCTCACCATCTTGCCTCCTTCTACTCAAGCTTCCCTCAACttcagtcttcttcttctttgccttTGCCTTTGCTTGATCCTACCAAAAGTGTCCACAACCCTTCCTCCTCTTCATCATCAGGCTCAAGCACATGTTGCTCCTCCGAAGAGAAACAACTAGTGGGTGGCTGCTTCCACAAACCGTCTCAACTTCAACTTAGCAGCCTGAGGAAGGATGAGCAGAGGGCAGAAGTACGTGTGACGTCATCCCTACCCCCATTGCCATCCGCAAAGGAGGATGGAATAAAAGTGAATGCTATGTTTGGTGAATCCAAGATGAGAATGAGCCTGAAACACCACTGGGGAATTGGAGACCTCAGAAGAGAGATCGCAAAGCGGTTTGGGATGGATGTGACAAGTAACTTCAGGCTCAAGTATATGGACGATGATGATGAATGGGTTCTGTTGACTTGCGACGCTGATCTTGAGGAGTGCATTCAAATCTACAAGTCCTCTCTTTATAAAGAGACCGCCGTCAGAATATCTGTCTCTTCCttgctttga